In the Ilumatobacteraceae bacterium genome, one interval contains:
- a CDS encoding cupin domain-containing protein — protein MSTLAALVGDVDRFGREVWGTQPLRTGDADLASPVPLTLADVDRIITSSARVPAIRLVRGGRRVPSADFCSPTRIGSTTLRDVADAAKVLDEYRRGATIVLQSLQRTWSPMSTWCAELEAEIGWPVQCNAYLTPPGTSGLRRHADGHDVFVVQTHGSKHWDVDGLGEFELRVGEVLYLPAGVHHDASTHDRPSLHVTVGVHRPGPSRLVRAALDRLEVTAPPVPIGRSAPLSTTLSAALDGVRRALADVDADEVERAVRRPARRDPGGIIERAVTRGPIDEHTGIELVAASDPIVEQAGERVRCRWNGGSLTMPGFVAPALVAIADSDGPDGDRLEVGDLPGLDTDDRLVLVRRLADEGLIVLTT, from the coding sequence GTGAGCACCCTCGCCGCCCTCGTGGGCGACGTCGACCGCTTCGGCCGTGAAGTGTGGGGGACGCAACCGTTGCGCACGGGTGATGCCGATCTCGCATCGCCCGTTCCCCTCACGCTCGCCGATGTCGATCGCATCATCACCTCGTCGGCGAGGGTGCCCGCCATCCGTCTCGTCCGCGGCGGTCGACGCGTCCCGTCGGCGGACTTCTGTTCACCGACCCGGATCGGCAGTACGACGCTGCGCGACGTCGCCGACGCAGCGAAGGTGCTCGACGAGTACCGACGGGGAGCGACGATCGTGTTGCAGTCGCTGCAACGCACTTGGTCGCCCATGTCGACATGGTGCGCCGAACTCGAAGCGGAGATCGGTTGGCCGGTGCAGTGCAACGCCTACCTGACCCCACCGGGAACCAGCGGTCTCCGCCGTCATGCCGACGGCCACGACGTGTTCGTCGTGCAGACCCACGGGTCGAAACACTGGGACGTCGACGGTCTCGGCGAGTTCGAACTGCGCGTCGGTGAGGTGCTCTATCTGCCCGCCGGTGTGCACCACGACGCCTCGACCCACGACCGACCTTCGCTCCACGTCACCGTGGGCGTCCACCGGCCCGGCCCGTCACGCCTGGTGCGGGCAGCGCTCGACCGGCTGGAGGTCACCGCGCCGCCGGTGCCGATCGGTCGGTCGGCACCGTTGTCGACCACGCTGTCGGCCGCGCTCGACGGCGTCCGCCGAGCGCTGGCGGACGTCGACGCCGATGAGGTCGAGCGTGCCGTCCGCCGCCCGGCCCGGCGCGACCCCGGCGGGATCATCGAGCGCGCCGTCACCAGGGGACCGATCGACGAACACACCGGGATCGAACTGGTCGCGGCGTCGGATCCGATCGTCGAGCAGGCCGGTGAGCGGGTGCGGTGTCGGTGGAACGGTGGCTCGCTGACGATGCCCGGCTTCGTCGCCCCGGCACTGGTCGCGATCGCCGACAGCGACGGCCCGGACGGTGACCGACTGGAGGTCGGTGACCTGCCGGGGCTCGATACCGACGACCGGCTCGTACTCGTCCGCCGACTGGCCGACGAGGGCCTGATCGTCCTGACGACCTGA